Part of the Melitaea cinxia chromosome 6, ilMelCinx1.1, whole genome shotgun sequence genome is shown below.
acacatTTGTTAAACTCAGTCAATAcactactttttattaaataaataacatttattgactttaaaaataatgttgccacatttaaagcaaattatttataactagcaaCACAACTTAAGCATTTTTACACACTGATAAGTAAATGATCAAGTCCATTAGATCTTTAATACTCTCTACAAGAGGTTTAAGCCTCAAAGTCATCCTCATATCAATCGGTTCCAAAGTATTTCTGTCCGAAGTGGTTTGGAGCAACGGGGTGTAGTTCTGAAGTTAGTATTTTCATCTTAGGAACGTAATCGACGACTGCTTGTGCGGCAGCGGGAGTGCAAAAGAGGTTTGATAGAATTATACGTTCCTCTTTGACGCCGTGTTGCGTGAGGACATTTACAGCCTGCAATTACACAGATCATTTACttgtttttacttattatttatttgtttttagaaatttaaaccaagtaaaaaatttcaaaatgagtgaataatttttttgattatctagacacaaacaaaaatgaaaaggCACAACCCATTTACTTAGCTCAACAATACACGGTAATTGTAAAATGTGACACaaccttattattttttaagacaaaaaaTTGCCAGACAATGATGATGAATTCTAAATTGCTGTAAATTtactgtaaatttattttaaaatgtatgacaGCCATTGTACATGTATGACACATACCTGTTTAACAGTGTTGCCTGTGGACATAATAGGATACATCAGTAATACTTGTCTACGAGCTATGTCTTCTGGAAACTTGGCATATACAACATGTGCTTCATGGGTGTCATTGTCACTTTCAACTAATATTTTACCAATGCGAATTGATCTGCAACAGTCTCGTAAGCCCTGAGatgaaaataatacacaaattattatgaaaatatatgcCTTATAATAAGAAAAAGCTAGTCACACCATtgcacataatatatatttatgtatattatatatatttattagtatatattatatattatatatatttgatagtcttttttttatatatttaaataaatgatacttctataaaaataaaaataaaacatttataacacccagactcggggagGGATTGAATccacaacccctggagcagaaagcgaGGTCATTACAAATTgggccaatgggctagtcattTCTTAATCCACTATGGTTTTCCACTGCGAATTAGCAGATAAAATCCAATCTTCCATGAATAACAATTCctatcactcacttcagcctaatacagtccactgctggacataggcctccaagtttgcgccaaaaatggcgtaaactcatgtgttttgcccatagtcaccacgctgggcaggcaggttggtaaCCGCATGGGTGCCTTTGTTGTACCAAAGACACTGCTGCCTGTCTTTAG
Proteins encoded:
- the LOC123654182 gene encoding uracil phosphoribosyltransferase homolog, which produces MELIDNDIRQWDANDIKEQFGDNLMLLPSNDNIKELQTILRDKNTSRSDFKFYADRLIRLVIEESLNKLPFTDCEVVTPTGALYKGLKYGSGNCGVSIVRSGEAMEQGLRDCCRSIRIGKILVESDNDTHEAHVVYAKFPEDIARRQVLLMYPIMSTGNTVKQAVNVLTQHGVKEERIILSNLFCTPAAAQAVVDYVPKMKILTSELHPVAPNHFGQKYFGTD